The Paraburkholderia caffeinilytica genome segment GTATCGTCGGCAAATGGCAGCCGGCGTGGCTGCTTGTGCCATTTGCGGCGCGGCCGCTGCCGTGCCACCATGCATGCACTATCGCTCGCCTTACTATGAAAACCATTGAGCATGAACCGCCCCGATCCTGACGAACTGCTCGACAAGCTGCAACGCGACGAAGAAAAGCGTCAGCGGGGCAGGCTGAAGATTTTCTTCGGCGCGTCGGCGGGCGTCGGCAAGACCTATGCGATGTTGCAGGCCGCGCGGCGCCGTGCCGATGAAGGTGCGGACGTGGTGGTCGGCATCGCCGAAACGCATGGCCGCAGCGAAACCGCTGCGCTGCTCGAAGGCCTCGACGTGCTGCCGCTCCAGCATATCGAGTATCGCGGCCGCAAGCTCGCCGAGTTCGATCTCGACGCCGCGCTCGCCCGCAAGCCGCAACTGATTCTCGTCGACGAGCTCGCGCACTCGAACGTGCAGGGCGCACGGCACCTGAAGCGCTGGCAGGACGTCTACGAACTGCTCGACGCGGGCATCGACGTCTACACCACGGTCAACGTCCAGCACCTCGAAAGCCTGAACGACGTGGTCGGCCAGATCACCGGCATCCGTGTCTGGGAGACGGTGCCCGACCGCGTGTTCGATCGCGCCGACGAAGTCACGCTGGTCGACCTGCCCGCCGAGGAACTGCTCGACCGGATGCGCGACGGCAAGGTGTATTTGCCGCAGCAGGCCGAGCGCGCGGTGCGCAATTTCTTTCGCAAGGGCAACCTGATCGCGCTGCGCGAGCTGGCATTGCGCCGGACCGCCGACCGTGTCGATGCGCAGATGCGGGAATATCGCGCCGACCGTTCGATCCAGCGGATCTGGCAGGCGCGCGAGCGCTTGCTGGTGTGCGTCGGCCCCGGCCCGGAAGCGCCGATGCTGGTGCGCGCCGCGGCGCGCCTTGCCGCCAGCCTGAAAGCCGACTGGATCGCCGTCTATGTGGAAACGCCCGCGCTGCAGCGCTTGCCCGATGCGCGCCGCGAACGCACGCTGAATGCGTTGAAGCTTGCCGCCGAACTTGGCGCCGAAACCGCGACGCTCGCCGGTATCGATGCCGTCGCCGCGCTGATCGGTTACGCGCAGGCGCGCAACGTCTCGAAGCTGGTGGCCGGCGCCTCGGCGCGCACCGGTCTCAAGCGCTGGCTGCGGCGGCCGCTCGGCGAGCGCATCGCCGAGCGCGCGGGCGATCTCGATCTCACGTTGATTCGCGCGTCGTCGGAACGTGACGGCGCTGAGCATCGCCGCTTGCTGAACACGACCGCCAACGCGTGGCGCGAGGCGCTGAGCACAGCGCGCGAACGTCGGTCGCCGCCGCGCGCCTACGGCATCGCGCTGGCGATTTGCGCCGCCATCACGCTGTTGTCGAGCCAGCTGATCGACCATATCGATCTGACCAACCTCGTCATGCTGTACCTGCTCGGCGTGATCTTCACGGCAGTGAAGCTGGGGCGCGGGCCGGGCGTCGTGCTGTCGTTCATGAGCGTGGCAGCTTTCGATTTCTTCTTCGTGCCGCCGCGCATGTCGTTGTCGGTGTCCGATACGCAGTACCTGCTGACCTTCTTCGGCATGCTGCTGACGTCGCTCGTCATCAGCCATCTCACGTCGAGCTTGCGCCGCGAGGCGAGTGTCGCGCGGCGCCGGGAGCAACGCACCGGCGCGATGTACGCGATGGCGCGTGAGCTGGCGGCGGCGCTCACCATGGAGCAGATCGTCGGCATCGGCAGCCGGCATGTGAGCGAAGTGTTCGGCGCGCGCGTCGCGATTCTGTTGCCGGACAGTGCCGATCAGGTGAAGCAGAAGATTGAGGATCCCGACGCGACGATCACGCTCGAAGGCGAGATGCTCGATATCGACGTCGGGCAATGGGTCTACGACCAGCAGAAACCCGCCGGACAAGGCACCGATACGCTGCCGGCCGCCGCCGCGCTCTATCTGCCGCTGAAAGCGCCGATGCGCACACGCGGCGTGCTCGCCGTCGTGATGCGTGACGAGCGCGAACTGGATGTACCGGAGCAGCAACGCATGCTCGACGCGTTCGCCGCGCAGATCGCGCTGGCTCTCGAACGGGTGCATTACGTCGACATTGCGCGCGATGCGCTCGTCAACATGGAATCCGAGCGCTTGCGCAATTCACTCCTCTCGGCGATTTCGCACGACCTGCGCACGCCGTTGACGACCATCGTCGGCTTCTCGTCGATGCTGGCGCAATCGCGCGAAGCGCATTCCAGTGCGCAGCCTGGCGACGATCTCGTCGACGCGATTCACGAAGAAGCGCTGCGCATGACCGGCATCGTCACCAATCTGCTCGACATGGCGCGCCTGCAGGCGGGCAGCCTGCAACTGAACCGGCAGTGGACGCTCCTCGAGGAAACGGTGGGCGCGGCGCTGCGGGCGTGCAAACGCGTGCTGGCGAATCATCCGGTGCAGGTGAAGCTGCCGGCGGATTTGCCGCTGCTGCACCTCGACGCCGTGCTGATGGAGCGGCTCTTCTCGAATCTGTTCGAGAACGCGGCCAAATACACGCCGCCGGACACGCCGCTGACGATCGGCGCGCAACGTCTCGACGCGGACGGCAAGTCGTACGTGCGCGTCGCGGTCGACGACAACGGACCGGGTCTGCCGGCCGGCATGGAAGCGCGTGTGTTCGAGAAATTCACGCGTGGCGAGAAGGAATCGGCCAAGCCGGGCATCGGTCTCGGTCTCGCAATCTGTCGCGCAATCGTGGAGGCGCACGGCGGTACAATCGGCGCGCTCAACCGGATGTCCGCGGATGGCCGTGTCGAAGGCGCGCGCTTCTGGTTCACGCTGCCGGTGGAAACGCCGCCCGAAGCACCGGATGCGCTGGAAGACGAAGGCGCCGACGCCTTGCCCGATCTCGACTCAACTTCTAACCCGCTTTCCAAGCCTAACCATGAGTGACCCGAGCATCACCGTCGTCCTGATTGAAGACGAAAAGCAGATTCGCCGCTTCGTGCGAACCGCGCTGGAAGGCGAGGGCATCGTCGTGCACGACGCCGAGACCGGTAAGCAAGGTCTCGTCGAAGCCGCGACGCGCAAGCCCGATCTCGTCATCGTCGATCTCGGCCTGCCCGATACCGACGGTCTCGACGTGATTCGCGAGCTGCGTGGCTGGAGCGAGTTGCCGGTCATCGTGTTGTCGGCGCGCACCCAGGAAACCGAGAAAGTTGCAGCGCTCGATGCCGGTGCGGACGATTACCTCACCAAGCCCTTCGGCGTCTCCGAACTGCTGGCGCGGATTCGTGCGCATATGCGGCGGCGTAACCAGGGCGGCGCGAATGAATCGCCGCTGGTGCGCTTCGGCGAGGTGACGGTCGACCTGGCCTTGCGGCAGGTGAGCCGCGACGGCGCCGCCGTCCATCTCACGCCGATCGAATACCGTCTGCTGGCGACGCTGGTTCGCCATGCCGGCCGCGTGCTGACGCACCGCCAGTTGCTGCGCGACGTGTGGGGGCCTTCGCATGTCGAGAGCCATCACTATCTGCGTATTTATATGGCGCATCTGCGTGGGAAACTGGAGCGCGACCCGGCGCAGCCGGAGCATATCGTCACGGAAACGGGCGTGGGATACCGGTTGGTCGGGGCGGTTTGAGCCTGACCAGGGCGTCCGCTACGCCCTTGCGGCTGCTCGCCGCAGCAAGGCGGTGGGCCATTTTTCTATAATTACAGTTCGTAAGGACGGCCTTGCGCATCCGCTACACACGGGGACGGCCCCATCTGATCATGGAGCTGTCTCATGTCCTGGATTCTTCTGCTGATTGCCGGTTTGCTCGAAGTCGCATGGGCGGCCGGTCTCAAAACCTCCGACGGTTTCACCCGGCTCTGGCCGTCCGTGTTCACGATCGTGACCGCGCTCGGCAGCTTCGTTCTGCTTGC includes the following:
- a CDS encoding DUF4118 domain-containing protein produces the protein MNRPDPDELLDKLQRDEEKRQRGRLKIFFGASAGVGKTYAMLQAARRRADEGADVVVGIAETHGRSETAALLEGLDVLPLQHIEYRGRKLAEFDLDAALARKPQLILVDELAHSNVQGARHLKRWQDVYELLDAGIDVYTTVNVQHLESLNDVVGQITGIRVWETVPDRVFDRADEVTLVDLPAEELLDRMRDGKVYLPQQAERAVRNFFRKGNLIALRELALRRTADRVDAQMREYRADRSIQRIWQARERLLVCVGPGPEAPMLVRAAARLAASLKADWIAVYVETPALQRLPDARRERTLNALKLAAELGAETATLAGIDAVAALIGYAQARNVSKLVAGASARTGLKRWLRRPLGERIAERAGDLDLTLIRASSERDGAEHRRLLNTTANAWREALSTARERRSPPRAYGIALAICAAITLLSSQLIDHIDLTNLVMLYLLGVIFTAVKLGRGPGVVLSFMSVAAFDFFFVPPRMSLSVSDTQYLLTFFGMLLTSLVISHLTSSLRREASVARRREQRTGAMYAMARELAAALTMEQIVGIGSRHVSEVFGARVAILLPDSADQVKQKIEDPDATITLEGEMLDIDVGQWVYDQQKPAGQGTDTLPAAAALYLPLKAPMRTRGVLAVVMRDERELDVPEQQRMLDAFAAQIALALERVHYVDIARDALVNMESERLRNSLLSAISHDLRTPLTTIVGFSSMLAQSREAHSSAQPGDDLVDAIHEEALRMTGIVTNLLDMARLQAGSLQLNRQWTLLEETVGAALRACKRVLANHPVQVKLPADLPLLHLDAVLMERLFSNLFENAAKYTPPDTPLTIGAQRLDADGKSYVRVAVDDNGPGLPAGMEARVFEKFTRGEKESAKPGIGLGLAICRAIVEAHGGTIGALNRMSADGRVEGARFWFTLPVETPPEAPDALEDEGADALPDLDSTSNPLSKPNHE
- the kdpE gene encoding two-component system response regulator KdpE, yielding MSDPSITVVLIEDEKQIRRFVRTALEGEGIVVHDAETGKQGLVEAATRKPDLVIVDLGLPDTDGLDVIRELRGWSELPVIVLSARTQETEKVAALDAGADDYLTKPFGVSELLARIRAHMRRRNQGGANESPLVRFGEVTVDLALRQVSRDGAAVHLTPIEYRLLATLVRHAGRVLTHRQLLRDVWGPSHVESHHYLRIYMAHLRGKLERDPAQPEHIVTETGVGYRLVGAV